A single Syntrophobacterales bacterium DNA region contains:
- a CDS encoding pyruvate carboxylase subunit B, which yields MRENKSVKFTDLTLRDGHQSLFATRMTTEDMLPIAEKMNSIGFYSMEVWGGATFDVMTRFLNEDPWDRVRVLKAKMPDTKLQMLLRGQNLVGYRNYADDVVYAFVEKAAEVGIDIFRIFDALNDERNFMASFKAVQKCGKHVQGSVSYSLTEKRLGGPIFNIDYFVKKAKIIEDMGADSFCIKDMAGTISPYDAYDLISALKSEIKIPVHLHTHYTSGMASMACLKAIEAGVDGIDTCLAPFALRSSHPAVEPFVAALKNMPNDPKLDLEKIAEIDEYLETLVPKYMQYADTTRFSVIDIGVLMHQIPGGMISNLVSQLKQAKALHRLKEVFEEIPKTRADLGFPPLVTPTSQMVGVQTVFNVIAGRYKMISNEVKDYFYGLYGKPPAPVNEEIRKKALKNYEKGEIPIEVRAGDTLEPELPKAREALKGISDKMEDILIYALYPMTGLEFLKKKYGIK from the coding sequence ATGAGAGAAAATAAGAGTGTTAAATTTACCGATCTCACTCTTAGAGACGGCCACCAGTCTCTTTTTGCCACGAGAATGACCACTGAGGACATGCTTCCCATCGCGGAAAAAATGAACAGCATTGGGTTCTATTCCATGGAAGTCTGGGGAGGCGCTACCTTTGACGTTATGACTCGATTCCTCAACGAAGACCCGTGGGACCGAGTAAGGGTTCTGAAAGCAAAAATGCCAGACACGAAGCTCCAGATGTTGCTCCGGGGGCAAAATCTTGTGGGATATCGGAACTATGCGGATGATGTCGTGTACGCTTTCGTGGAAAAAGCCGCTGAGGTAGGCATTGACATATTCAGGATCTTTGATGCCCTGAATGACGAGAGAAATTTTATGGCCTCCTTCAAGGCGGTTCAGAAATGTGGAAAGCATGTCCAGGGATCCGTCTCCTATTCTCTCACTGAAAAGAGACTTGGAGGACCAATTTTTAACATAGATTATTTTGTGAAGAAAGCGAAGATCATTGAAGACATGGGCGCCGATTCATTTTGCATAAAGGACATGGCGGGCACTATTTCCCCGTATGATGCCTATGATCTCATATCAGCCTTAAAATCCGAGATCAAGATACCGGTTCACCTCCATACTCATTACACCAGCGGCATGGCTTCCATGGCGTGTCTCAAAGCCATCGAGGCAGGCGTAGACGGTATAGACACCTGCCTGGCTCCGTTTGCCCTGAGATCCTCCCATCCTGCGGTCGAGCCATTTGTGGCGGCCCTTAAGAACATGCCTAACGATCCGAAGTTAGATCTGGAAAAAATCGCGGAGATCGACGAATACCTCGAGACCCTGGTACCCAAGTATATGCAGTATGCCGATACTACCAGATTTTCCGTAATCGACATAGGGGTACTTATGCACCAGATCCCAGGAGGCATGATCAGCAACCTGGTAAGCCAACTGAAACAGGCAAAGGCTCTCCACAGATTAAAGGAAGTCTTTGAAGAGATCCCGAAGACACGCGCCGATCTTGGCTTCCCTCCGCTCGTCACTCCCACAAGTCAGATGGTGGGTGTACAGACGGTCTTCAATGTTATTGCCGGTCGGTACAAAATGATCTCAAACGAAGTGAAGGATTATTTTTACGGCCTCTACGGGAAGCCCCCTGCGCCCGTTAACGAGGAGATCAGAAAAAAAGCGCTCAAAAACTATGAGAAAGGCGAGATCCCGATTGAGGTGAGAGCCGGTGATACTCTTGAGCCAGAACTGCCGAAAGCGAGAGAGGCTCTGAAGGGGATAAGCGACAAGATGGAAGATATCCTTATCTATGCCCTTTATCCTATGACAGGATTGGAATTCCTGAAAAAAAAATACGGGATCAAGTAG
- a CDS encoding FadR family transcriptional regulator has protein sequence MLKEVKKKRAYEDIVIQIRTLIEKGRMKLGDQLPNEKELSEIFKVSRSTLREAILSLENMNLVERRQGNGTYVVASSEKALIAPLAQSLVHEEDDIIDIFALRKIIEPEIAQLVAENRSPRNWKELEKILDRQSKELEDGLHPIQTDSGFHYTIAKMAKNKILERLLVALVGLTSKIRDGYMQSDERKKKSIFGHREIVAALKNGDGTAAKKAMLHHLQEVENTLYKNRGGGKRS, from the coding sequence ATGCTGAAGGAAGTGAAGAAGAAACGGGCTTACGAAGACATTGTTATTCAGATACGTACCCTCATTGAGAAAGGGAGAATGAAACTCGGGGATCAACTTCCCAACGAAAAAGAGCTTTCAGAAATCTTTAAAGTTTCCCGTTCCACCCTGCGTGAAGCGATCCTTTCTTTGGAAAACATGAATCTTGTGGAAAGGCGGCAAGGAAACGGGACCTATGTCGTCGCTTCAAGCGAGAAAGCCTTAATCGCGCCTTTGGCCCAATCACTTGTCCACGAAGAAGATGATATAATTGATATCTTCGCCCTAAGAAAAATTATCGAGCCGGAGATCGCCCAGCTTGTTGCTGAAAACAGATCGCCCCGGAACTGGAAAGAACTTGAGAAGATTCTTGACCGGCAATCGAAAGAACTTGAAGATGGTCTCCATCCAATCCAGACAGATTCTGGCTTTCACTATACCATCGCGAAGATGGCAAAAAACAAAATTTTGGAGAGACTCCTCGTAGCCCTTGTAGGTCTTACGTCTAAAATAAGGGATGGTTATATGCAATCGGACGAAAGGAAAAAGAAATCAATTTTTGGCCACCGTGAGATCGTTGCCGCATTAAAGAATGGTGACGGAACAGCTGCAAAGAAGGCGATGCTTCATCATTTACAAGAGGTGGAAAATACGCTCTACAAAAACAGAGGAGGTGGAAAACGATCGTAA